From one Macadamia integrifolia cultivar HAES 741 unplaced genomic scaffold, SCU_Mint_v3 scaffold1439, whole genome shotgun sequence genomic stretch:
- the LOC122063735 gene encoding acetylajmalan esterase-like: MDVPSFDYSSYIVGDEEENQLLHVLLKNTVCSPNAIYDLGDSISDTGNLIRETTSPVASVFAHLPYGISFFEQQPIGRCSNGFLMIDYLALSLCLPLLNPYLKKDSDFTHGVNFAVAGSTALDSSFLAENNINSPVTNSSLSIQLDWLKFHLNSTCYPDCEEKIKRSIFFVGEIGGNDYNYAFFQRKTMDDLQNSLVPHVVQSIKTTVMVSFLSDD, translated from the exons ATGGATGTTCCCAGCTTTGATTATAGTAGTTATATAGTAGGAGATGAGGAGGAGAATCAGCTCTTACATGTTCTT TTGAAAAACAC TGTATGCTCTCCCAATGCCATTTATGATCTGGGTGATTCAATATCTGATACTGGCAATCTCATCCGTGAAACTACATCTCCGGTGGCCTCTGTGTTTGCCCATCTTCCCTATGGTATTTCTTTCTTCGAACAGCAGCCTATAGGACGATGCTCCAATGGTTTTCTTATGATTGACTACCTTG CTTTGTCTCTTTGTCTTCCTCTTCTTAATCCTTACTTGAAAAAGGATTCTGATTTCACTCATGGCGTTAACTTTGCGGTAGCTGGCTCGACTGCACTCGATTCTTCCTTCCTTGCAGAGAACAATATCAATTCTCCAGTTACCAATAGTTCTCTCTCTATCCAACTCGATTGGCTTAAGTTCCACCTCAATTCAACTTGTTACCCAGATTGTGAGGAAAAGATTAAAAGATCAATTTTCTTCGTGGGGGAGATCGGTGGTAATGATTATAATTATGCCTTCTTCCAAAGGAAAACCATGGATGACCTACAAAACAGTTTGGTGCCTCATGTTGTTCAATCCATCAAAACAACTGTTATGGTAAGTTTCCTTTCAGATgattaa